Proteins encoded by one window of Nasonia vitripennis strain AsymCx chromosome 5, Nvit_psr_1.1, whole genome shotgun sequence:
- the LOC100679328 gene encoding uncharacterized protein LOC100679328 codes for MSKRKVEELPFGRTKKLQNNPKRRDESSFGKESGLRSSNPGSFFDKDYDSGGEDGVKSESGSEENRDVQSEAEENLDDETREILGVDPLASKALDIKFHPSVLRRGKFWYENGLPKEESENILEKYGTPVGVVVPELNREVEKKLPSHAKTRDSLMLKRQRLAAAAFKANGWLLSTCIENKEGVDRLECLERLTDVMKLIAEIMNSQTKSRRALILGGLDK; via the exons ATGAGTAAGAGGAAGGTTGAGGAGTTACCGTTTGGTAGGACCAAGAAGTTGCAGAATAATCCTAAACGAAGAGATGAATCCTCTTTTGGCAAGGAATCCGGCTTGAGAAGCTCAAATCCTGGTAGCTTCTTCGACAAGGACTATGATTCCGGTGGAGAGGATGGAGTCAAGTCAGAGAGTGGATCAGAAG AGAATCGAGACGTCCAAAGTGAGGCGGAAGAGAACCTGGACGACGAGACCAGAGAGATATTAGGTGTCGATCCGTTGGCATCCAAGGCCTTGGACATCAAGTTTCATCCGTCAGTTTTGAGA AGAGGAAAGTTTTGGTATGAAAATGGTTTGCCAAAAGAAGAGAGTGAGAATATTCTGGAAAAATATGGCACCCCAGTTGGAGTTGTAGTACCCGAATTGAATCGTGAGGTAGAGAAGAAGTTACCGAGCCATGCCAAGACAAGGGATTCTTTGATGCTTAAGAGACAGCGACTTGCTGCTGCGGCTTTTAAAGCTAATGGATGGCTATTATCTACATGTATTGAGAATAAAGAAGGTGTTGATAGACTGGAGTGTTTGGAAAGGTTGACTGATGTTATGAAATTGATAGCAGAAATTATGAACAGTCAGACAAAATCGAGAAGAGCCCTTATCTTAGGAGGCCTAGACAAATAG